From a single Nitrogeniibacter mangrovi genomic region:
- a CDS encoding ArnT family glycosyltransferase, producing MTAQQGRYTGLLLVLCVALTGYRIWVILRLGLDPYVDEAYYWGWSQALDWGYYSKPPMIAAMIAASEAVFGHTLIALKLPALLCYPLTALVVQALGARLFSPRIGFWAAVVVLTIPLVSALGLFVSTDAPLLLFWAIALWGLARALDSGRWSNWLVVGVAFGLGMMTKYTMAAFAGSAFLAMLADPRGRRALGSARPWIAFALGVALFIPNVWWNVEHAFPTFRHTAEITRLESRSWAPGEFGEFIGAQWLSFGPLLAFGLLWVLARTPRLWRQPAYRLLLVMVWPLLLLVSVQALTGRANGNWAAPIYVAASLLVPAYLLEARRGRLFALAVGVNIAVMCLVYHWPDVHRLTGKPMSAKLDPFKRARGWSALAAQVAPHLARHPDAILMGVDRETLAQLNYQLQPKAWVSWNPEGRVMDQYELTTRLVPGEQRPILFASEGPDIAAIAARFEHVEPLGEVRVQVYPKLLRQRFLFLLQGFKGYK from the coding sequence GTGACGGCACAGCAAGGTCGCTACACCGGCCTCCTGCTCGTGCTGTGCGTGGCGCTGACGGGCTACCGCATCTGGGTGATCCTGCGTCTCGGTCTCGACCCGTACGTGGACGAAGCCTATTACTGGGGCTGGTCGCAGGCGCTCGACTGGGGCTACTACTCCAAACCGCCCATGATCGCCGCCATGATCGCCGCGAGCGAAGCGGTGTTCGGTCATACCCTCATCGCGCTCAAGCTGCCGGCCCTGTTGTGCTATCCGCTCACCGCGCTGGTCGTGCAGGCCCTGGGCGCACGCCTGTTCTCGCCGCGGATCGGATTCTGGGCCGCGGTGGTGGTGCTGACGATTCCACTGGTCTCCGCACTCGGGCTGTTCGTGTCCACCGATGCTCCGCTGCTGCTGTTCTGGGCGATCGCGCTGTGGGGCCTGGCGCGGGCACTCGATTCCGGGCGCTGGTCGAACTGGCTGGTCGTCGGCGTCGCCTTCGGCCTGGGCATGATGACCAAGTACACCATGGCGGCGTTCGCCGGCTCGGCGTTCCTGGCGATGCTGGCCGACCCGCGCGGGCGCCGTGCCCTGGGCTCCGCACGACCATGGATCGCGTTTGCGCTGGGGGTTGCCCTGTTCATCCCCAACGTCTGGTGGAACGTGGAGCATGCGTTTCCCACCTTTCGCCACACCGCGGAGATTACACGCCTGGAATCGCGGAGCTGGGCACCGGGTGAATTCGGCGAATTCATTGGCGCCCAATGGCTGTCCTTCGGCCCGCTGCTCGCCTTCGGGCTGCTGTGGGTGCTCGCACGCACCCCACGTCTGTGGCGCCAGCCAGCCTATCGACTGTTGCTGGTGATGGTGTGGCCGTTGCTGCTCCTGGTCAGCGTCCAGGCGCTCACCGGACGCGCCAACGGCAACTGGGCCGCACCCATCTATGTGGCGGCGAGTCTGCTCGTGCCGGCGTATTTGCTCGAAGCGCGGCGTGGTCGCCTGTTTGCGCTCGCGGTCGGTGTCAACATTGCGGTGATGTGCCTGGTCTATCACTGGCCCGATGTGCACCGGCTCACCGGCAAGCCGATGAGCGCCAAGCTCGATCCGTTCAAGCGGGCGCGTGGCTGGTCGGCCCTCGCCGCACAGGTGGCGCCCCATCTCGCGCGCCATCCGGACGCCATCCTGATGGGCGTGGATCGCGAGACCCTGGCCCAGCTGAACTACCAGCTGCAACCGAAAGCGTGGGTGAGCTGGAACCCGGAAGGCCGTGTCATGGATCAGTACGAACTGACCACCCGGCTGGTGCCGGGCGAGCAGCGTCCGATCCTGTTCGCCTCGGAAGGGCCGGATATTGCCGCGATCGCGGCGCGCTTCGAGCATGTCGAACCGCTCGGCGAGGTCCGCGTGCAGGTGTATCCGAAGCTGTTGCGCCAGCGTTTCCTGTTCCTGCTGCAGGGGTTCAAGGGCTACAAATGA
- the ppsA gene encoding phosphoenolpyruvate synthase, with protein MTRYVIPFQELRMSDVESVGGKNASLGEMISQLPSSVRVPGGFATTAAAYREFLAHQGLNDKINAALDALDVDDVDALARTGAEIRQWIVDLPFPAKLEEEIKTAYEAITAEGEGSFAVRSSATAEDLPDASFAGQQETFLNIHGYDNILHAMKEVFASLYNDRAIAYRVHKGFAHADVALSAGVQRMVRSDTGASGVMFSLDTESGFKDVVFITASYGLGETVVQGAVNPDEFYVHKPTLAEGRPAVVRRNLGSKLIKMEFTGDRSAGKSVRTVDVPEDDRNRFSLSDEDVLELARYAVIIEKHYDRPMDIEWGKDGDDGKLYILQARPETVKSQQTGHVMEKYRLKQYGKALAHGRAIGQKIGQGSVRVIADAAEMNRVQPGDVLVTDMTDPNWEPVMKRASAIVTNRGGRTCHAAIIARELGIPAIVGCGNATEVLDEGDTVTVSCAEGDTGYVYRGKLEFEVITTDTGNLPDIPVKVMMNVGNPELAFEFAQIPNGGVGLARLEFVINNMIGIHPKAILELDQVPNSLRNEILRRSRGYASPRDFFIEKLVEGVATIAAAFYPQPVIVRLSDFKSNEYRKLLGGEIYEPEEENPMLGFRGASRYIAHSFRDCFELECLAMRKVRDVLGLTNVQLMVPFVRNVEEGAEVVDLLARHGLERGQNDLKLIMMCEIPSNALLADEFLDIFDGFSIGSNDLTQLTLGLDRDSGLVAHAFDERDPAVKKLLSMAIQSANRKGKYVGICGQGPSDHADFAEWLMDEGIQTISLNPDTVIDTWLKLAAHRQQ; from the coding sequence ATGACTCGTTACGTCATCCCGTTTCAAGAACTGAGAATGTCGGACGTCGAAAGCGTAGGCGGCAAGAATGCCTCGCTCGGCGAGATGATCAGTCAGTTGCCCTCAAGTGTACGCGTCCCCGGCGGTTTTGCCACGACGGCGGCGGCCTATCGCGAGTTTCTGGCACACCAGGGGCTGAACGACAAGATCAATGCGGCACTCGACGCGCTCGACGTGGATGACGTGGACGCCCTGGCCCGGACCGGTGCCGAAATTCGCCAGTGGATCGTGGACCTGCCGTTCCCGGCCAAGCTCGAAGAAGAGATCAAGACCGCCTACGAGGCCATCACCGCCGAAGGCGAGGGCAGTTTCGCGGTGCGCTCCTCGGCGACCGCCGAAGACCTGCCGGACGCTTCCTTCGCCGGCCAGCAGGAAACCTTCCTGAACATCCACGGCTACGACAACATCCTCCACGCCATGAAGGAGGTGTTTGCCTCCCTGTACAACGACCGGGCGATCGCCTACCGCGTGCACAAGGGTTTCGCCCACGCCGACGTGGCCCTGTCCGCCGGCGTGCAGCGCATGGTGCGCTCCGACACCGGCGCCTCGGGGGTGATGTTCTCCCTCGACACCGAGTCGGGCTTCAAGGACGTGGTGTTCATCACCGCCTCCTACGGCCTTGGCGAAACCGTGGTGCAGGGCGCGGTGAACCCGGATGAATTCTATGTGCACAAGCCCACCCTGGCCGAAGGCCGCCCGGCCGTGGTGCGACGCAACCTGGGCTCCAAGCTCATCAAGATGGAGTTCACCGGCGACCGCAGCGCTGGCAAGTCGGTGCGTACCGTCGACGTGCCGGAAGACGATCGAAACCGCTTCTCGCTCAGTGACGAGGACGTGCTCGAGCTGGCCCGTTACGCGGTGATCATCGAGAAGCATTACGACCGCCCGATGGACATCGAGTGGGGCAAAGACGGCGACGACGGCAAACTCTACATCCTCCAGGCCCGTCCGGAGACCGTGAAGAGTCAGCAGACCGGTCACGTCATGGAGAAATACCGCCTCAAGCAATACGGCAAGGCGCTGGCGCACGGCCGTGCCATCGGCCAGAAGATCGGCCAGGGGTCGGTGCGGGTGATTGCCGATGCGGCGGAGATGAACCGTGTCCAGCCCGGTGACGTGCTGGTCACCGACATGACCGATCCGAACTGGGAACCGGTGATGAAGCGCGCGAGCGCCATCGTCACCAACCGTGGCGGCCGCACCTGCCACGCCGCCATTATCGCGCGCGAACTGGGCATTCCCGCCATCGTCGGCTGCGGCAACGCCACCGAGGTGCTGGACGAGGGCGACACGGTCACCGTCTCCTGCGCCGAGGGCGACACCGGTTACGTCTATCGCGGCAAGCTCGAGTTCGAAGTCATCACCACCGATACCGGCAACCTGCCGGACATCCCCGTCAAGGTGATGATGAACGTGGGCAACCCGGAGCTGGCCTTCGAGTTCGCGCAGATCCCGAACGGCGGTGTCGGCCTGGCGCGCCTGGAGTTCGTGATCAACAACATGATCGGCATTCATCCGAAGGCCATCCTCGAACTCGACCAGGTGCCCAACAGCCTGCGCAACGAGATCCTGCGTCGCTCGCGCGGTTACGCCTCGCCGCGTGATTTCTTCATCGAGAAGCTGGTGGAGGGCGTCGCCACCATCGCCGCGGCCTTCTACCCGCAGCCGGTGATCGTCCGTCTGTCAGACTTCAAGTCGAACGAATACCGCAAGCTGCTCGGCGGCGAGATCTACGAACCCGAGGAAGAGAACCCGATGCTGGGCTTCCGCGGCGCCTCGCGCTACATCGCCCACAGCTTCCGCGACTGCTTCGAGCTCGAATGCCTGGCCATGCGCAAGGTGCGTGACGTGCTCGGCCTCACCAACGTCCAGCTGATGGTGCCGTTCGTGCGCAACGTCGAAGAAGGCGCCGAGGTCGTCGACCTGCTGGCGCGCCACGGCCTGGAGCGCGGACAGAACGATCTCAAGCTCATCATGATGTGCGAGATCCCGTCCAACGCGCTGCTGGCCGACGAGTTCCTCGATATCTTCGACGGCTTCTCCATCGGCTCCAACGACCTCACCCAGCTGACCCTCGGCCTCGATCGCGATTCCGGTCTCGTCGCCCACGCCTTCGACGAGCGCGATCCGGCGGTCAAGAAGCTGCTGTCGATGGCGATCCAGTCCGCCAACCGCAAGGGCAAGTACGTGGGCATCTGCGGGCAAGGGCCGTCCGACCACGCCGATTTCGCCGAATGGCTGATGGACGAGGGCATCCAGACCATTTCCCTCAACCCGGACACGGTGATCGACACCTGGCTCAAGCTGGCGGCGCACCGGCAGCAATAA
- a CDS encoding DUF2863 family protein, translated as MKRTRTPRREGLGSDAERLVWLANGLAESGNRAEDRFWEQHLSTLIDQLLDDGDEAPINEALDFLYSSNATAYDELADFVESRAENAGRRAPEQDIILLAAPLLAWSRYRIPAAAIPSAVLANLRVHLQAHVLADGVKLALADFLFSPDHLPVGYCNTARLADSLGEAALQNRDLSIDTQDLPDTAHFLSDTRYLLFAVAVPRGAPMFRWQEPGGEREHALAQWRSQGGACLMPLLPGCAMDLVLPDAYFAASRRADRESRAYSVRASVAFLGTTLAVPAANLRAVVAPFHDRKLEEFRIGITLRDNDTVIHGIVWPLLGAEDEHSEVPLQIERSLRECGVTDIDVLDHRFPLEFCDDCGAPLYPSPDGEAVHAELPEEDAAQIPRHLH; from the coding sequence ATGAAACGCACCCGTACGCCCCGACGCGAAGGACTCGGCAGTGACGCCGAACGCCTGGTCTGGCTCGCCAATGGCCTGGCCGAATCCGGCAATCGCGCCGAAGACCGCTTCTGGGAACAGCACCTGAGCACGCTGATCGATCAGTTGCTCGACGATGGCGACGAGGCCCCGATCAACGAGGCCCTCGACTTCCTCTACAGCAGCAACGCGACGGCCTACGACGAGCTGGCCGATTTCGTCGAATCGCGCGCGGAAAATGCCGGTCGTCGGGCACCGGAGCAGGACATCATCCTGCTCGCCGCGCCGCTGCTGGCCTGGTCACGCTACCGCATTCCCGCCGCCGCCATCCCTTCGGCGGTGCTCGCCAACCTGCGGGTGCACCTGCAGGCCCATGTGCTCGCGGACGGCGTCAAGCTGGCGCTCGCCGACTTCCTGTTCAGTCCCGACCATCTGCCGGTGGGCTATTGCAACACTGCGCGCCTGGCCGATTCGCTGGGTGAGGCGGCGCTGCAGAACCGGGACCTGAGCATCGACACCCAGGATTTGCCGGACACCGCGCATTTCCTCTCCGACACCCGCTACCTGCTGTTTGCCGTGGCCGTGCCCCGTGGCGCGCCCATGTTCCGCTGGCAGGAGCCGGGCGGCGAACGTGAGCACGCCCTGGCCCAGTGGCGCAGTCAGGGCGGCGCCTGCCTGATGCCGCTGCTGCCGGGCTGCGCGATGGATCTGGTCCTGCCCGACGCCTACTTCGCCGCCTCGCGCCGCGCCGACCGCGAGAGCCGCGCCTACTCGGTGCGCGCCTCGGTCGCCTTCCTGGGCACCACCCTGGCGGTGCCGGCGGCCAACCTGCGGGCAGTGGTCGCGCCTTTTCACGATCGCAAGCTCGAGGAATTCCGGATCGGGATCACGCTGCGGGACAACGACACCGTGATCCATGGCATCGTCTGGCCGCTGCTCGGGGCCGAGGACGAGCACAGCGAGGTGCCGCTGCAGATCGAGCGCAGCCTGCGTGAATGCGGCGTCACCGACATCGACGTGCTCGATCACCGTTTCCCGCTCGAATTCTGCGACGACTGCGGCGCCCCGCTCTATCCCTCCCCGGACGGCGAGGCGGTGCATGCCGAGCTGCCCGAAGAGGACGCGGCCCAGATTCCCCGCCATCTGCACTGA
- a CDS encoding SPFH domain-containing protein, with product MSDALIVMIAVLIFVIITIAKGVRLVPQGQEWVVERLGKYHATLLPGLNIVIPYLDNIAYKLITKDIILDVQEQEVITLDNAVIRANAVAFVKVTDPVKAAYGVTDFAEAIRNLIMTTLRSIIGEMELDQALSSRDKIKARLRESIADEAIDWGLTVKSVEIQDINPSPSMQAAMEMQAAAERERKAMVTKAEGLKQSAVLEAEARLESAKRDASAQVMLAEASAESIRRVAAAVGDNTAPVQYVLGEKYVSALQDLGASDNSKIVVLPADLQEAVRGLFAKR from the coding sequence ATGTCCGATGCCCTGATCGTCATGATCGCGGTGCTGATCTTCGTGATCATCACCATCGCCAAAGGTGTTCGTCTCGTTCCGCAAGGCCAGGAGTGGGTGGTCGAGCGCCTCGGCAAGTATCACGCCACGCTGTTGCCCGGCCTGAACATCGTCATTCCCTATCTGGACAACATCGCCTACAAGCTCATCACCAAGGACATCATCCTCGACGTCCAGGAGCAGGAGGTGATCACCCTCGACAACGCGGTCATCCGCGCCAACGCGGTCGCCTTCGTCAAGGTCACCGACCCGGTCAAGGCCGCCTATGGCGTGACCGATTTCGCCGAGGCGATCCGCAACCTCATCATGACGACGCTGCGCTCCATCATCGGCGAAATGGAACTCGACCAGGCGCTGTCCTCGCGCGACAAGATCAAGGCCCGGCTGCGCGAGAGCATCGCCGACGAGGCCATCGACTGGGGCCTGACGGTCAAGTCGGTGGAGATCCAGGACATCAACCCGTCGCCGTCCATGCAGGCGGCGATGGAAATGCAGGCTGCCGCCGAACGGGAACGCAAGGCCATGGTCACCAAGGCGGAAGGTCTCAAGCAGTCGGCGGTGCTCGAAGCCGAAGCACGCCTGGAATCGGCCAAACGCGATGCCAGTGCGCAGGTGATGCTGGCCGAAGCCTCGGCCGAATCCATCCGCCGGGTCGCCGCCGCCGTGGGCGACAACACCGCGCCGGTGCAGTATGTGCTGGGGGAAAAGTACGTCAGCGCACTGCAGGACCTCGGCGCTTCAGACAACAGCAAGATCGTGGTGCTGCCGGCTGATCTTCAGGAAGCGGTACGCGGCCTGTTCGCCAAGCGTTGA
- a CDS encoding ArnT family glycosyltransferase, giving the protein MGTEPRRGWTRALTALVFLLPLLAFFLRLGAAPLFDVDEGAFSEATREMFARGDFLSTYLDGANRFDKPILIYWLQALGYLLFGPTEWAFRLPSAVAAASWSYATWFFARERFGPAVALAALVVTSTALGPFVIGRAATADALLNLLLALTLFDAWRHLESGRRAPLLRSFVWMALGALTKGPIALIVPGAVTFLYCVSRGQWRRWLRAIADPIGWLIFVVLVVPWYAYTLGVHGQSFIDGFILKHNVKRFTGSLEGHTGSLFYYVIALPLLLLPWIGPLLASLRNALRDANTGVRRFLWLWALFVVAFFSLSGTKLPHYALYGATPLFILIAAHRESLVRRWPHLIAPTLFFALLPLLPSLFGYLSSTGAGNAFYRAQLSRALDLVTPIYYLVTILLLAGWLALAVFGRLKVWQTLAIGAAAQVLVLAAVVVPYLGDVVQGPVKDAGLLARKLSESAVRLRFDAPSFSVYALAATPHDEARPGQLVVTRIDRVPSSGYEVLFQEGGVVLLRRQAQ; this is encoded by the coding sequence ATGGGCACTGAGCCGCGCCGCGGCTGGACACGGGCCCTGACGGCCCTCGTCTTCCTGCTGCCGCTGCTGGCGTTCTTCCTGCGCCTGGGGGCGGCGCCGCTGTTCGACGTGGATGAAGGCGCGTTCTCCGAGGCGACGCGGGAGATGTTCGCGCGCGGCGACTTCCTGTCCACCTACCTCGACGGCGCGAACCGTTTCGACAAGCCCATCCTCATCTACTGGCTGCAGGCGCTCGGCTACCTGCTGTTCGGCCCCACCGAGTGGGCCTTCCGCCTGCCCTCCGCGGTCGCTGCGGCATCTTGGAGCTACGCCACCTGGTTCTTCGCGCGCGAGCGCTTCGGCCCGGCGGTGGCGCTGGCGGCGCTGGTCGTCACGAGCACCGCGCTCGGGCCTTTCGTGATCGGACGCGCGGCCACCGCCGACGCCCTGCTCAACCTCCTGCTCGCGCTGACCCTGTTCGACGCCTGGCGGCACCTGGAATCGGGGCGGCGCGCACCGCTGCTGCGCAGCTTCGTGTGGATGGCGCTCGGCGCCCTCACCAAGGGGCCGATCGCGCTGATCGTGCCCGGCGCGGTCACCTTCCTCTACTGCGTCTCGCGCGGGCAGTGGCGGCGCTGGCTGCGGGCCATCGCCGACCCGATCGGCTGGCTGATCTTCGTGGTGCTGGTGGTACCGTGGTACGCCTACACGCTCGGCGTGCACGGCCAGAGCTTCATCGACGGCTTCATCCTCAAGCACAACGTCAAGCGCTTCACCGGCTCGCTCGAGGGCCATACCGGCAGCCTGTTCTATTACGTGATCGCCCTGCCGCTGCTGCTGCTGCCATGGATCGGTCCGCTGCTCGCCTCGCTGCGCAATGCGTTGCGCGACGCGAACACCGGCGTGCGCCGCTTCCTGTGGCTGTGGGCGCTGTTCGTGGTCGCCTTCTTCAGTCTCTCCGGCACCAAGCTGCCGCACTACGCGCTCTATGGCGCCACCCCGCTGTTCATCCTGATCGCCGCGCATCGCGAAAGCCTGGTGCGGCGCTGGCCGCACCTGATCGCGCCGACACTGTTCTTCGCGCTGCTGCCGCTGCTGCCGAGCCTGTTCGGGTACCTGTCCTCGACCGGGGCCGGCAACGCGTTCTACCGCGCACAGCTGTCGCGGGCGCTGGACCTGGTCACGCCGATCTACTACCTGGTGACCATTCTGCTGCTGGCGGGCTGGCTGGCACTCGCCGTGTTCGGCCGGCTCAAGGTGTGGCAGACGCTCGCGATCGGCGCGGCGGCGCAGGTGCTGGTGCTCGCGGCGGTCGTCGTACCCTACCTCGGCGACGTCGTTCAGGGGCCGGTGAAGGACGCCGGTCTGCTCGCGCGCAAGCTGTCGGAGTCCGCCGTGCGCCTGCGTTTCGATGCGCCGAGCTTCAGCGTCTACGCCCTCGCCGCAACGCCGCATGACGAGGCCCGGCCCGGGCAACTCGTCGTGACCCGGATCGATCGCGTGCCGTCGAGCGGCTATGAGGTCCTCTTCCAGGAGGGCGGCGTCGTGCTGTTGCGCCGCCAGGCGCAGTGA
- a CDS encoding NfeD family protein: protein MIAPVWWHWIVLGIVLMLVELAVPAFFVIWFGLGALLVGLGLLLMPALSVTAQVVLWTGASVAMTVLWFRVFRSDRPSTRSGNSASAIGEIGLVTTAVAPFQPGQVRFQKPVLGAEQWQCRADEPIAAGDRVRVVSIEGNYVQVQKAH from the coding sequence ATGATCGCCCCGGTCTGGTGGCACTGGATCGTCCTCGGCATCGTCCTGATGCTGGTCGAGCTCGCGGTGCCCGCATTCTTCGTCATCTGGTTCGGCCTTGGCGCGTTGCTGGTCGGGCTCGGTCTGCTGCTGATGCCCGCGCTGTCGGTCACCGCCCAGGTGGTGCTATGGACCGGCGCATCCGTCGCAATGACCGTCCTGTGGTTCCGCGTGTTCCGCAGCGACCGGCCGTCGACGCGCTCCGGAAATTCGGCCTCCGCGATCGGCGAGATCGGACTGGTCACCACGGCGGTCGCCCCCTTTCAGCCCGGCCAGGTCCGCTTCCAGAAACCCGTGCTCGGCGCCGAGCAATGGCAGTGTCGCGCCGATGAGCCGATCGCCGCCGGCGATCGCGTTCGCGTGGTCTCCATCGAAGGCAACTACGTTCAAGTCCAGAAAGCTCACTAG
- a CDS encoding M23 family metallopeptidase — MAAAPRDRCQGNTTKTRRSKTRMAFVIHSAKALTQSKVRAIHGRTLVVGVAAAMLLTLAGGVWIGYGLAPSVTPVPDEPVVQTTDSAPEERFMIDKLGKLSGRLFQLESEAETLAERIGVINAFEKHLKKSVPPVEQNAPKDDSLGGPMIPPVGDRLSLEAPPEDATPTETVASIERQLEALDAALDAIDSATTRRQFAHMLFPSRIPVRDARRSSGFGNRYDPFTGKRAFHSGLDFAAPIGTPIYASAGGKVIKAGWNHDYGYKIEIDHGNGLVSRYAHTSKMYVKPGDIVKPGQHIADVGSTGRSTGPHLHFEILENGQFVNPAHYLIGAS, encoded by the coding sequence TTGGCAGCGGCCCCGCGGGACCGCTGCCAAGGAAACACGACAAAGACAAGACGGAGTAAGACGCGAATGGCCTTCGTCATTCACTCCGCCAAGGCGCTGACGCAATCCAAGGTGCGGGCGATTCACGGCCGGACCCTCGTCGTCGGCGTTGCGGCCGCGATGCTGTTGACGCTTGCCGGTGGTGTCTGGATCGGCTACGGGCTGGCACCCTCGGTAACACCGGTTCCCGACGAGCCGGTCGTGCAGACCACCGATTCGGCGCCCGAAGAGCGCTTCATGATCGACAAGCTCGGCAAGCTGTCCGGACGCCTGTTCCAGCTCGAATCCGAAGCCGAAACGCTGGCCGAGCGCATCGGCGTGATCAACGCCTTCGAGAAGCATCTCAAGAAATCCGTTCCGCCGGTCGAACAGAACGCACCGAAGGACGACTCCCTCGGTGGTCCGATGATTCCCCCGGTCGGGGACCGACTGTCCTTGGAAGCGCCGCCCGAAGACGCCACCCCCACCGAAACGGTCGCGAGCATCGAACGCCAGCTCGAGGCCCTCGACGCCGCCCTCGACGCAATCGATTCGGCGACGACACGACGCCAATTCGCGCACATGCTCTTCCCAAGCCGGATTCCGGTGCGCGACGCCCGACGTAGCTCCGGATTCGGTAACCGCTACGATCCGTTTACCGGCAAGCGGGCCTTTCACAGCGGGCTGGATTTCGCTGCGCCGATCGGCACTCCGATCTATGCCAGCGCCGGTGGCAAGGTCATCAAGGCGGGCTGGAACCACGACTACGGCTACAAAATCGAAATCGACCATGGCAACGGCCTCGTGAGCCGCTACGCCCACACCTCGAAGATGTACGTCAAGCCCGGCGACATCGTCAAACCCGGCCAGCACATCGCCGATGTGGGCTCTACCGGGCGTTCAACGGGCCCGCACCTGCACTTCGAAATCCTCGAGAACGGCCAGTTCGTCAATCCGGCCCACTACCTGATCGGCGCTTCCTGA
- the ppsR gene encoding posphoenolpyruvate synthetase regulatory kinase/phosphorylase PpsR gives MNDNKSRTVFFISDGTGITAETLGHSLLAQFPEMRFKQVRLPFVDSVAKARECASRIRDAARNDGARPVVFNSLVDSEVLATVRQADALYLDLLERFIEPLESELGVKSTHTVGRFHGIADSLDYKDRIEAINFTLAHDDGVSHANLDTADVILVGVSRSGKTPTSLYLAMQFGVKAANYPLIPEDFERNKLPTELHKYRRKLFGLTISPERLAQIRQERRPDSLYASLENCRYEIEAAQRLMQREHIPWLDSTARSIEEISTKIIQEIHLDKRGY, from the coding sequence ATGAACGACAACAAATCACGCACCGTCTTCTTTATCTCCGATGGCACCGGCATCACCGCGGAAACCCTCGGCCACAGCCTGCTGGCCCAGTTTCCCGAGATGCGCTTCAAGCAGGTGCGCCTGCCGTTCGTCGACTCGGTCGCCAAGGCTCGCGAGTGCGCCTCGCGGATTCGTGACGCAGCGCGCAACGACGGTGCCCGGCCGGTGGTCTTCAACTCCCTGGTCGACTCGGAGGTGCTGGCCACGGTGCGCCAGGCCGACGCCCTCTATCTCGATCTGCTCGAGCGCTTCATCGAACCACTCGAGAGCGAACTGGGGGTCAAGTCCACCCACACCGTGGGCCGCTTTCATGGCATCGCCGACAGCCTCGACTACAAGGACCGGATCGAGGCGATCAACTTCACCCTGGCGCACGACGACGGGGTCTCCCACGCGAACCTCGACACCGCCGACGTCATCCTGGTGGGGGTGTCGCGCTCGGGCAAGACGCCGACCAGCCTCTATCTGGCGATGCAGTTCGGGGTCAAGGCGGCCAACTACCCACTCATTCCGGAAGACTTCGAACGCAACAAGCTGCCCACCGAGCTGCACAAATACCGCCGCAAGCTGTTCGGCCTGACGATCAGCCCCGAACGGCTCGCGCAGATCCGTCAGGAGCGACGTCCCGACAGCCTCTACGCCTCGCTGGAGAACTGCCGCTACGAGATCGAGGCGGCGCAGCGCCTGATGCAGCGCGAGCACATCCCCTGGCTCGACTCGACGGCCCGTTCCATCGAGGAGATCTCCACCAAGATCATCCAGGAAATTCATCTGGACAAGCGCGGCTACTGA
- a CDS encoding bactofilin family protein — MFGRKKTRTPSTSIEINKLSSLIADNVEVVGDVIFSGGLRVDGRIEGNVINKDDERGLLVLSEDGCIEGSVKTHDAVVNGTIIGDLSVAHFLELQPNARVTGNITYRQLQMDCGAAVDGKLEKTDDEDEGRSKVVDFGDKSPAAASTTNG; from the coding sequence ATGTTCGGTAGAAAGAAGACCCGGACCCCGTCAACATCCATTGAAATCAACAAGCTCTCGAGCCTGATCGCCGACAATGTCGAAGTGGTCGGCGACGTGATCTTTTCCGGAGGGCTGCGGGTCGACGGACGCATCGAAGGCAATGTCATCAACAAGGATGACGAGCGCGGATTGCTCGTGCTCAGCGAAGACGGCTGCATCGAAGGCAGCGTGAAGACGCACGATGCCGTCGTCAATGGCACCATCATCGGCGACCTGTCGGTGGCCCACTTCCTCGAACTGCAACCCAACGCCCGTGTCACCGGCAATATCACCTATCGGCAACTGCAGATGGATTGCGGTGCCGCCGTCGATGGCAAGCTGGAAAAAACCGACGACGAGGACGAAGGCCGCAGCAAGGTGGTCGACTTCGGCGACAAGAGCCCGGCCGCCGCTTCGACGACCAACGGCTGA